From a single bacterium genomic region:
- a CDS encoding FAD binding domain-containing protein translates to MKAFDYAIAENPAGAIVAMGKGYKVKANGIDLLDRLKERTEEHDKFVTIHEIKELSGISEADGMIQVGATTTLREIGASTLIQSKFPALAKAAADAATPQVRAKATLGGNLCQRPRCWYFRDKEYHCLKKGGYQCFAVEGDNRYHAIFSDGPCHIVHPSNTAPSLVAAGAEIVVLNKSGERIIPAGEFFALPLDRMRSENVLADGDLITAVRIKPPAKSAYVEFREKQSFDWPIASCAVVNDGKRWNVVLGAVAPIPWRSEAAEGILEGKASIDAELADKAAAAALQEAKPMSDNAWRMKVAKTAVRRALLAADGKEAV, encoded by the coding sequence ATGAAAGCGTTCGACTATGCAATTGCCGAGAACCCGGCCGGGGCCATCGTTGCGATGGGCAAAGGCTATAAGGTAAAGGCGAACGGCATCGATCTGCTCGACCGTCTGAAGGAGCGCACGGAAGAGCACGACAAGTTCGTGACCATCCACGAAATCAAGGAACTCAGCGGGATCTCCGAGGCCGACGGCATGATTCAGGTCGGCGCGACGACGACGCTGCGCGAGATCGGAGCCAGCACTCTGATCCAGTCGAAGTTCCCTGCCTTGGCAAAGGCCGCTGCTGACGCCGCGACTCCTCAGGTTCGCGCAAAGGCGACGCTCGGTGGAAACCTCTGCCAACGTCCACGGTGCTGGTACTTCCGTGACAAGGAGTACCACTGCCTGAAGAAGGGCGGGTATCAGTGCTTTGCCGTCGAAGGCGACAATCGGTACCACGCCATCTTCAGCGATGGGCCCTGTCACATCGTTCATCCGTCCAATACGGCACCATCGCTGGTCGCCGCCGGGGCGGAAATCGTCGTGCTGAACAAGAGCGGCGAGCGCATTATCCCAGCGGGCGAGTTCTTTGCGCTGCCGCTGGACCGGATGCGGAGCGAAAACGTCCTCGCGGATGGCGATCTCATCACCGCAGTGCGAATCAAACCACCGGCGAAGTCCGCCTATGTGGAGTTCCGCGAGAAGCAGTCCTTCGACTGGCCGATTGCTTCCTGTGCGGTTGTCAACGATGGCAAGCGCTGGAACGTTGTCCTGGGGGCGGTCGCACCGATTCCCTGGCGATCTGAAGCAGCCGAGGGAATCCTGGAAGGCAAGGCCTCGATCGACGCCGAGTTGGCCGACAAGGCCGCTGCGGCTGCACTTCAGGAGGCGAAACCCATGTCCGACAATGCCTGGCGGATGAAGGTGGCGAAAACGGCTGTCCGACGCGCGCTGCTCGCTGCCGACGGAAAGGAGGCTGTCTGA